Below is a window of Ovis aries strain OAR_USU_Benz2616 breed Rambouillet chromosome 20, ARS-UI_Ramb_v3.0, whole genome shotgun sequence DNA.
ttcccacactcATTACATTGATAGGGTTTCTCCCCTGTGTGAATTCTCAGATGCTGAATGAGGCCAGTGTTCCCATTGAAAGCTttcccacattctttacatttatagGGTCTTTCTCCAGTGTGGATTCTCTGATGTTCAATAAGGCCTGACTTTTGACTGAAGGCCCTCCCACACTCATTGCATTTGTAGGGTTTCTCCCCAGTGTGGCTTCTCTGATGGCCAATAAGATGTGAGCTCCTCCTGAAAGTTTTCCCACACTCATCACACTCATAGGGCTTCTCCCCAGTGTGGATTCTCTGATGTCCAATGAGGTGTGAGCTATgactgaaagctttcccacacTCATTACATTCATAGGGTCTCTCCCCACTGTGGATTCTCTGGTGCAGAATAAGGCCTGCACTCTgactgaaagctttcccacacTGATTGCACTGATATGGCTTCTCCCCAGTATGGATTCTCTGGTGCAAGATCAGGCCTGTGTTTTGACTGAAGGCTTTACCACACTCCTTACAGTGGTAGCGTTTTACTTTGTTGTGGATATCCTGGTGGGAAAGAAGGGCTGACCTGTAACTGAAGGCTTTACCACACACATTACACTGATAGGGTTTCTCCCCAGTGTGGATTCTCCAGTGACGAACAAGGCCTGAACTCTGAGCAAAGCTCTTCCCACATTCATCACATTTATGTCGTCTCTCTTGGGTGGGATTTCCCCGCTGCCTCTCTAATGAGCCCAGAAGGTCTCGGGCTTCTCCAGGCTCAAGACCCCCGATAACATCCCCGTTGCATTTGGCAGCTGTCTCTCCATGTGGCTGGATTCCAGTAGATATTACCTGTTTTGAAGTTAATTCTCTGTTCTCATTCCTGGTCTCACCACCtggaataaaaatgtaattaacaTCAAGTGAATGTCACTTCCTAGTCTTTACGttaggaaaaagaggaaagaaaaatacacatgGAGGTTAAGAGTAAATGGAAAGCTTCCATCTTGTCTCCAAAATGCCTTCGTTAATCTGGGGAGAAAGGAGCAGGGACAAACTGAAGTACCACATACACCAACTAGGGAATAAGTGCCATCAAGAAATAGGGCTGTTGGAAGGAGGACTAAAGTAGAGAAGGGATCCCCTGAGGAGAAGCAGAAATTGGGAAGTGAGAAGGAATATGGAACTATAAAAAGATCTAATGAGTGGAGTAGGAATGAAAAAAGCCCCAGTCATTAAAAAGGAGGAGCACAATGGGTCTAAGTATGAGAGATCTACATGAACGCAGAGAGCACCAAAAGATTTCAGTATCCAGCTGGCAAAGAGACCAATACCCAGTCTATGGCCATACAACCCTGAATGCGCCCGCTCTCATCTGATCttggaagctaagcagggttgggcctggttagtacttggacaGGAGACAAATACTCAGTTACAAACTGTAAGATAAGTCCTAGATTAGAGAGTAAAAaagtttccctttattttttaaaattaattttttctggttattttttttattgaagtacaggaAATTCATAATATTGTTTGCTTTGGGTATATGGTAAAGTGATTAagttacacatatatgtgtgcgtgtatatatatatatatatatactctttttaaaactttttcattatagcctattataagatactgaatataaaaaaaagatactgaatatagtttctgaatattgttgtttatctattttatatatggtagtgtgtatcttAAACCCATATatcccatattcctaatttatccctcctcccaccttcctccttggtaaccataagtttgtttctgttttgtaaataagctcatttgtactattttttagatttcactatTTTTAgattctctgacttacttcacttagtgtgatgatctcttaagtccatccatgttg
It encodes the following:
- the ZKSCAN8 gene encoding zinc finger protein with KRAB and SCAN domains 8 isoform X1; translated protein: MAAESRKSLAPSPPDQVPEEDLVIVKVEEDHGWDQESSLHENNPPGQELFRLRFRKLCYQETLGPREALIQLRALCHQWLRPDLNTKEQILELLVLEQFLTILPEELQTLVKEHQLENGEEVVTLLEDLERQIDILGRPVPARAHGHRVLWEEVMHSESAPEPPDTQLQPVATQHKSAVLQGPHDRAIPVSQSPTPSQKGSPRDQEMTATLLTAGFQTLEKIEDMAVSLIREEWLLDSSQKDLSTDNRPENYRNMFSLGGETRNENRELTSKQVISTGIQPHGETAAKCNGDVIGGLEPGEARDLLGSLERQRGNPTQERRHKCDECGKSFAQSSGLVRHWRIHTGEKPYQCNVCGKAFSYRSALLSHQDIHNKVKRYHCKECGKAFSQNTGLILHQRIHTGEKPYQCNQCGKAFSQSAGLILHQRIHSGERPYECNECGKAFSHSSHLIGHQRIHTGEKPYECDECGKTFRRSSHLIGHQRSHTGEKPYKCNECGRAFSQKSGLIEHQRIHTGERPYKCKECGKAFNGNTGLIQHLRIHTGEKPYQCNECGKAFIQRSSLIRHQRIHSGEKSESTGV